The DNA region GAATGggaattcaaatgttttatgaataattgttaaaaaaaaaaaattatataaatgcaCAATTTTCTGTAAGAAATCTTTATCAGGAGTTTATGTATTCACGAATATAAgtgataaaatattgtatatatgaaaataaagtgGTTTCCACTACAGTAGatgaaagaaaagaaatgtttttatttcctGGTTTGTCAAATTCAACACAAATCTGTTTACATTACATATAGAATTACCACACTtttttatttaaggaatgaCCTTTACCTCCCTTATCAGCAGTACAAATCTTATTCTTTAGTCCAGCATCTGATGGGTTTGGTACCAGATGTTTTCCCAGTCATCAATCAATTTGATGATTAGTATGTTGCATCCTAGTAAGATACACTACAAAGTTGGTTATGTTGATGGACTTTGTGCTTAATACAAGGTTagaatattttataatgattaGATTTCAGTCACTGTCACCCTCCACTAAATAGAATTATGTCCCTTTATTCAGTTTTAATGTCAATAGTTATCTCTCCTTGTTTTAGACATGATACTGAATTACAATTAGGAGTTGTTTAAATTTctttaatcaattttattataAGACTTTAATCCATACCTAATTATTATTCTTGACAATGAACAGAAACTCAGTTTTAAGAGAAGGTTTCAATGACGTTTTCCTGGTGGATTGTTTGAAATCTCTAAACTTCAAAAATGTTCTGGTAAGGTTTGTTGATACCAAAGGATTTAGTGTCAAGGTTTTTGGTTTCATATTTACTGAAAATAAATTGCAATTGGCCAATTCATTGAAATTCACTATCTAGTGAAAAGATCCAAGATATTTTGATCATCTTTCTTAAGGTTTTCCTTAAGGGTTTAACTTCTGTTGAATtaagtgatattaatgtattaagagaacttcataggtaaactagaattctaaaatgaaaaatataacaaaatgataACTGTAggatgtatttttataaaagaaaaaaaatgttactcATGCAGGTACTTTTAGAGCATCTTCATCAGATGTTGGGCGACAGACTTGACGAGATGGGAGAGGAAGATGATGAAATAGAAAATGGGAAGGAAGAAATGGAAAAAGAACATAAACAGCAAGACAAGAAAATTGACACAAAACATCAGCCAACTGTAGGACAGGTAAGAGCTAATTTTATtgacagtaaaacatggttataacaaacctctgggtatgaatgaaattactttgttataagcataatgtgttatacacatattacagacttCTTATAGGAACTTTGACAGGGAATAAAGATCACTGTATAACCATGAGTTTGTTGTAAGTGTTTCATTACAAGCATGTTTTACAGGTTGTGTTCAATTTTACCAGCAATAACCGATATCTCTAAGGTTAccaatataatgtgactggttACAGTGTCATACATATTATCTTTGATGATATCTTTTATTAAAGATGCGCCACGGCCGACagatggtattttttcactatcaaaaacaggagcaaacgatttagtatttttcttcagttacaaaagttacttactttccattaccaccattgaaaagtttgagcttctaattttacttcaagttaaaaatgtgaaaaataattaattgcatcctgaaaaaaatctgtgtcactatatcctatatggaatgaagaactgattgtgcatgcaccaaaggcgatatacattattttatattatttttttgttaattagacatatatatgattaaacaccaattattgttcaaatgatgaatatcattttactctgtcggcagtggagcatatttaaggTAGCACTTAAATTTATCATTTAGACAGGAGTTTCTGCTATCACAAGGAAACTAATACAAATTAATAACAATGTCTTATAAAAGTGACAAAAATTACCATTTGCTTGTATCTGTCTAAGTTAAGGGAAGTTATCACTTTAGATATCCTTAACTGTTTAGGGAACATGTGTCGTAAGGTACCATTAGTTTTGTTTAAgtttgtatgtctgtatgtcctGTTGTCTAACAATAAAATGAACTACTAATAACCCTATATTACAATGAAATAAGTATAGTAAGTCTGTATATATTCCCTACAGATTGCTGATTGGATCTGTGTGACTCTTGATGCTCACATCACCCAgctgattatctcccctgatgcTCGACTGCTCCTCATCAATCTCCACACCTGTGTGGCCTCACAGGTGAGTCATATCAacattaagaaaaaatatacatcatttgatgtatgtaacagggaTGAAAATGTTCAGCCGATTGGctgatttcagcctttttggcTTTTAGAAAATAAGTTCCTAGTACATGTAATTCCATATAATTTTCCCTCAAAGCATAAATTTCAGCCTTTTTCAGATTTTTCCACTTTCATCTCTGATGTAACAAAGCCAAATATTCTTGACCTATTGCCAttttatctgttttatattCATTGGAAAGTGTGTCTTCTATATATGATCTGTCAAACatctctataaagaccacctaaggGATAGAGGAAAATAGTCTTACAGACTGCATTGTGTCAATTGGTCATTTTGGccctagaaaagtggtctttatacaaaggtggtcgctaaggcagttTTTGCTCTAAagtgtacatacacatattacTGTGTCAGATAGTCTCTTGGTTTTGGATTGTTgaaagtttttatgattttgaacTGTATATTTTGGTGTAAATAATTGTTTAGTGCATGTCATTTTTGTAAAATCACAGGACACTGATGAAATTAtacacaaaatgtattactacTTTTCCTTTGACAATAGCTTAAATTCTGTTTTTTATTTGAACAGGTGCAGTTTTATGATGAGCTAGCAGGCCTAGAGGCACTCCTGGATCAACTTAAAGCCAAGTGTTCTGTGACATCCAAGAAGTCTGTTGGACAGTACTGTATAGAAGTTCTACATATCTGTTGATTCACAAATAAAGGCAATATTTTATGTACAGTTGATCATTGTTTgcttttctgttttgttttggCACCAACCACACAGCAAAATTAGAGACAGACTGCCATCATAGATTTCAATACGGGAGGTAATTGAAATTTGCTCAATGAAGACAGGCtaccattttgaaaaaattgaaagttttaCAACTATCCctcaggaagtactgaagggttctgttttaaaattttagtaGAGCAGTACATGCAATAGAGCAGTTGaatgatcattttgatatatgatatttttatgtaGACTTCTGTAAAATAATTAGATCCATCTTTACTGTTGGATGATCAAGTGTTGTATTGCTtcagccactcgcctttcacctagcagACCGACAGGGACCGAATAATGTCAGGGGACACCTACCTGATCATGTAGGTTATCTCCTGGCACTCCAGTTTCCTTCAACTTTAGAACCCTCGCATGCTTACATCAAGGCCATCAAAAGTGATTACTATATTACTTGAATTTGTTGTCTGTTCATACCAACAAAAAGAGACCCAATAGCCCAAATTTCACACCTGTGCCACTAGGTTTGATTGTTTATTTGGCTTTACCTTGAGTCAACATCTGCAATATTTGGGACTCCTTTGTATTAAAAGAAAAGTGTTCACCAGTTATCTTATAGAGGCTTTGTGACCTTGATTTACATTAAGATCATTTTTAATTTAACGAACTTTGTAGGGCTTTGTTGAAATTCTTGGTATCTGTTTGACCTCTGTATGAATGTAAAGGGTCAATTGTATCAAACTTGCCATCTCTTGACCATGACATTCTAGAGATACTATACCAGCTCTCTCCAACAAACCAATGAGCCTCTTGGTcaacaagaaatattttatttggcaTTTTGACCTTTGTTATGACCTTTAATAAGGACTGAGATAATTAAGTTGAAGGAGCTTCATAGACCTTCCTTTGGTCCTGATACAGACCAATGAGTGTTAATTACTGGGAAgcacatatattatttaatgaGTAAATGTAATTAACTTGCTTGCCTTTCAGCTAGTCTTGTGTGCTTGCAATAAtggtcatatacatgtaataagcaCAACAAGCAACACTTCACCACTCGTACATAAATAACTAGGCTCAGTATCGATGAAACATTTAACTAAAGAGACGGGTTACTGATACAAAACTACAATAATGagcaattaatattttttctacatATAAACAGGCCATGTTATTGATTCCTAAAGACCTGATTGATCAGCAAATTACACGAGGGACAACAAAGTTTTGACTTCGTCGTCAGGGAGAGCGTTCAGCACTATGCTCTGTTGGGATAATTGTTGGATTATTGATGAAGCCATATTGTAGATACTCtgactatttttttcaatctaaTATTAATGTAAAGTTTCCAGGTGGGCCACATATtggaaaattatatattaattatcgGTCTATAACTTGTCTATAAAACTGTAATGTTAATAGAAAACAGTCattgttttatctttatataaaattgtCAATGCATAAACCAGGACACGTTTTGTATTAGATTAGTTATTTCAATGACAATTAAGAAGGAATAAAGAGTGACAATGTAAATACTGGGAAAACAGAAATTTTAGAGTATCATTTgatgatatattgtttttagTCTAGAGATTTTACAAGCTGGCGAAGCTACACTAGGATCGTGGATCGCAAAAACAAGAAGACTACgataaatgataatgatgaagttTCAAAGTTCTCTGATAGAATTTTTTAGGTACTCggctattttaaaaaaatgaaaaataatagtTGCGACCATATAGTTGgatcatattatatttatagccatttactaaataaaagaagaaacggaaaatattgtttcattagTATTGTGATGCAAAGCCGTATAATTTGGTGTAGCCTGTGGCTAAAGTAACGGGACAAAATACTTATATGGAATGGACCATTGATCGTGTGCTGAGAATTCTGCTTATTTGTCCATTGCAGCAAGATTCTTACATTTTGATGCCTAACATTTAAATTTCCAAAAACCAAAAACTTGAAAAAGTCGACATGCAAAAATAACGTGCTAGACGATATGTTGCCAACAGTGTAATTACGAAAGCTTAGGTATAAATACGTGATTTAAATTACGTTAGAATGCTAAAAATACCCATCTCTATACAAGGGTATAACTTACACAAAATGTACTTTAAATCATTaccaatagaaaaaaaatattcaaggACGCTCATCAATGTTCATTTGAATCATTTTATTGATTAACAAAACAATACCGACGGACTCAGATacaatttgataattaataatcGGAGATTTCAATACACGTTGGTATTTGAAATGTACTTAGTGAAATAGTAATATGGGTCACAAACAAAGAATTCCATacttttataaacatgtttataaatagGAGCCTTACTGTATTCAGTCGTTGTAAATAGGTCTCGTGCCTGAAACAATCGGATGAGCgtataaaaacagtaaacaGAAATCGGAATACCGTTCTATGCTAGGTATCAGACCATGAACAGTGTTGTTAGTTTAACGAGTCATTGAAATCCTTCAGGAATTCCGTTATGAAATATGTGTAagtaatattttgaataatacaaatgaaaatgtaaaaaaaatgtaacttaCATACTAGTTGCAAATGTagtttaattaagaaaaatacaACCCATTTTTGAAATCTTTATATCTAGTTTAACTGGCATTATAATTCAGAATGTGTATTTCGGGGAATTCTTGAATATGACTGCAAAAGGTCTGTACAGTATACGAAaccaaaaattaaataaataataaacgtCGTCAATTCGAATTATAAGTTAAGAGAAGTGTCAGTAGTACTTAATCAATACTAAAAGGAACACAGAATAtagttaaacaaaacaaataaaactttataataaaaacaaaaaatacaggtcTGCTCGAGatgtttttgtgttatacaaaACGCCCGACAGTCATGCAATGAGTGCCTCCACATTCCACAAATTAtagtattaatattattttcaatatattatttgtaataatataGGGATGTTTTATACAGTAACTAACGGCTTACCTGTTTTGACTCTAATTAATATAGTACAGCGTATCACATTATTTTCGAGTTTCACCGACCGTTCACGGTGGTGAATATATTATTCATTACGTATCCATATGTGAACATAATCAATATTCAATACACATCCACAAACTATGTGCCAGTTAATCATTGTTACTAGTAGTTGAATATGATACTTTGACCAGTAATAACAATAAGCACTGTGTTAAGTTgcgtaaaatataaaataaaaagtttaaataCACGTgtaattttgatgaaattgaatGGGTAAGAAAACATTTGTAATAGTCTtatgtagatttttttatcaCCAGCCCAAGAACCTTGTGCTTCCCAATCCGCACCCGTGATATCAGACACCAAACCTATCCAAATGGGGCACACAGTACTCTAATTAAAATATGATGTACAATATGTAGTATCCTTTCAACACTAGTTAGTTATATCGTATTTTAAGTTGTTTGCAATCACACCTAAGTAGATTTACACCAAAATCAACGTTTTGAACAATTTAGTAAATAAAGGTGTTCCTTATCTCTATATGGTTAGTATTTTTATACTATATAGAAcgtgtttattttacaaaaatatatagcatATAACATTCACCATGAAAAACGAATACTGTATCAATAATATGAAATCGTTTCCCCTTAATCAAACGTGTTTAGTTCTACATATAAAGTACGATAAGtccaatacatgtattaaaaataattaaacaaatgatCGATCAGCACTTTCCAAAATTAATAGCATCCCAAGCACATATATTGCATATAATATACGATTGGAACGGATTGATTAAGAGAAACAGACACAAAGCAAAAGGTGAACATTAATTCCCATGTGCACACGGTGTCATTCCCATGGTAACAAATAAGGCACAGAGAACGTAAGCAACACTTTTGTATACTAATATAATTTCATTCACATCTAAGACACTATTGTCATATGAACATTGCTTATTGCACATTTCATTAGCTTTGTTTTTGCCCCTCGCGATGTTTCTTTTCACGGGCCAGACTTTTAGCAAGTTTGTTAACATCACCATTTCTAAACGATTCCAAAATCTCCACGCTCCTTTTCACGCGCTTCTTTGCATTTTCCATTTTCTGGTCTTGAGCAAGTCTACTGCGTGATGACGCGGGTTTGGCATTAAAATCAGACGCCGTATTTAACCTTGTTATCATCCACCCATGCTCAGTAGCTCGGCTTTGTGGCATTTGAACCACCGAAGGAGGCGCTGAAAGACATACGGTTTGAGCAAAATCTCCGGGCATAGAAGGCACTACAGACGCGTCTACCGAGGGTGCAATAGACGGCGCTATAAAGCTGTCTTCCGCAAGAAATTGATCACAGGGATGCTTTTCGTCTTCAGTCTTTTCCTTATTGTCCAAACCCATCCCGGAATATTTAGATAGACGACTTTTAGACTTCACATTTCGTTCATTATATTGATCAGTCTGCTTTAGGAAAGCTGGCTTCAGAAGGTTTTCTAAACGTTTGAATCGCATATCTCTAGACGGTGTCCCCGATTCCAGCATTGTCTTTCCTCGGTAATGATCATAATGCTGGAGCGCATCATGATCTACAACCTCTACTTCTGGTAACTTGTTCATGAAAGTCTTATCATTATGTGTTATAATTTCCGTTTTTTCTTTGCTAATTCCAAAAGGCATTTTCATTTGCCGAGGCGTAGACGTTGTGATATTATTTCCGGTTCCAGAACCGGTTCCGGCGGAAGCCGATTTTAGTCTCGGTCCTTTTCCTGTCTTCACTCTGTAGTCCGGAAGTCGATAGACAACGTCCATTTCCTTTGGACGTCTCTCTTCAGGAACAGAATAAACTGGAAAATTCATGTTAGATAAACGAGTTTCGTCATCTTTCTtccatttcttttgttttcgGTCCTGCATGGCAACGAATGTTCTCTGAGTAAGGTCATTGGCGTTAGATTGCTTAAGTTGTCTGAGAGTCAAATCGCTCATGGTTCTTTCAAGTTGTCGATCCTGGCTCATATTCTCGTTCAGAATTACATGAGAAAGTGCTGTCTTCGGTAAGGAATCCCTGACACACAggtattgtttaattttgatgtttttggtATCCTCGCCCTGGATGTAGGAGAACCCGTCGGCTGAGATATCAAATTGCTGAGACAAATTGCCTCCTCCTGAATCGAGAGGCGTCATGATTTCCatcttatatcacacacacacgcgtttagttattattattataaaatgatgGCTATTAATCCTATTCGAAGGAACGCTCACCTTTCAAGGAAAAAACTTTGGGAAAGTTTCACATTTCAAATATCCTGGAGATGCTAGTTCCACATGTTCGATTGGAAAAAGATGGATTTGTCCATTGCACCTACTGAATTGGTCTTGAGAGTTAGTAGTAAGAATAATCTGGTCTATCGGTTCCACCCTGAGCCATGCCTGGTGCAGTGCTTCTTTTCGTTGCCCAGTCTGGACTACGTCTGTGTGAATATCATACCTGTCAACACCATACTGGAGATATACGAGTTTAAAGTTATCAATAATGAAGTATCTTCTGGATCTGTTAGGTCCTTTTTTCTCTTCAAACAACACTGGGTTATCTATTCTCCCTGCATGACTGACCGTTTATCATATCAATACTGACTGTTAAATTCTCGCAGAACACAGACAGGCAAATCTCCACGTCATAGTGCCGTAGATAGAGTGCATCTATGCTGGTCCGACTATACACGTACACAATGCCTACTATATCATTGTGGTCTTTTTGTTTCCTCTGATAGCGATCACTCTATTGAGCGGAACCGGCTTTTCAATCGACCCGGAACAGGCTTATGAATATTGATACCTCATTGAATGGCACTGTAACTTCTCTGCTGGAAACATAGGGTTATCGTCATAATATTCTCTAAAACAAAATAGTGTATAGCAGGTCTGGAATTTCTGACGACCATTGACTTTACCAGGCGACAATAGTTCTTAGGTTTTTCACAGTTTACAAGCTTACTCCGGTAAACTTAATATGTAATTTGAGTTTGCCATACCTGCctaaaatctttatatacaCACTGTACTGTTACACTCCGCGATTATAACGGGATTACCACTGTGATGTTTTAAGGACCTTAATCCGATATAACTTAAATATGCACAGAAGCTAAAATCTAGACCAAAGAATTTCAATTGGTTTTGATAATAGCCTTTCCTTACATAACTTATAGACAATGCTCTGTACTCTAcatacaaatatcatataaactCCAGTTAATTGGGTTCATTATTAAGGATAATCTTAATATAGTATTTTTCACTAGATAAAACTTCACCGATCTAATTTTACTACAATGTAATAAGACTACACATATATTAGGCCTATAAACGTTTCACTAGGCGCACGTCTCTTTAACTACCGTCCGTATGTGTTTCTCTAAGATACACagcacaaatataccgcagtcaaCCAAAACATACGGCCTAAATGACTCAAACTTTTAACATGACGTAAAATTcgatcaaccaaccaaccaaccaaccaaccgaCTCTTTAACATATGTTGTCATGTGTTCACAGTTCTCTATGTGTCTCCGTCTTTTTGACATATGTCGTCATGTGTCCAGAGTTCTTTATATGTCTCCGTCTTTTTGACACCTGTCGTCATGAGTCGACAGTTCTATATATGTCTCCGTCTTCTTGATACCTGTCGTCATATGTCCACAGTTCTATATATGTTTCCGTCTTCTTGACACTTGTCGTCATGTGTCCACAGTTCTATATATGTCTCCGTGTTCTTGACACCTATCGTCATGTGTCCACAGTTCTATATATGTCTCCGTCTTCTTGACACCTGTCGTCATGTGTCCACAGTTGTTTATGTGTCCTGTTTCCTTGACACCTATCGTCGTGTGTGAACAGTTCTTTATGTGTCCGTCTTTTCGACATATATCGACTTCTGTCAGCAGTTGTCTATGTGTCTTCGTCTTATTAATCATTGTCTTTATGTGTCCCGATTTCCCAACTCTTTTGCCACCTCTCGTTAACTCTCGTGTCAACAGTTCACTATGTCTCCgtttttttcgatatatgtcGACTTCTGTCCATAGTTCGCTGTGTGTCTCCGTCCTATTAACCCATGTCTTTATGTGTTCACAGTTATCTATGTGTATCCGTCGTTTTGACATATGTCGTCTAGTGTCCACGGTTTTCTATGTTTATCGACCCTAATATGACACATTTCGCCAAGTGTCCACGGTTTTCTATGTTTGCCGCTCCTTTTTACACATTTCGCCATATGTCCACGGTTTTCTATGTTTGTCGACCCTTTTGACACATTTCGCCATGTGTCCACGGTTttctcatcctcgatactccaggggttccgatcacttacgatctctacacccctggactatctcatagtgagaaattgaaggcagctcagctgaaaatatttgaccaatcacagaccagcaaagatttcccttgaagactacagagagagcgacgcccaacttcaaagccacgtagtcaaccacagtgtacagttatacggttcttttgatgtacatcaaaggactaaattacctgttctgttctgttgcctccagttttacgatgagatagtccaggtgtGTAGAGaacgtaagtgatcggaacccctggagtatcgaggatgacggTTTTCTATGTTTGTCGACCCTTATGACACATTTCGCCATGTATCCACGGTTTTCTATGTTTGTCGACCCTTATGACACATTTCGCCATGTGTCCACGGTTTTCTATGCTTGTCGACTCTTTTGACACATTTCGCCATGTGTCCACGGTTTTCTATGTTTGTCGACTCTTTTGGCACATTTCGCCATGTATCCACGGTTTTCTATGTTTGTCGACTCTTTTGACACATTTCGCCATGTGTCCACGGTTTTCTATGTTTGTCGACCCTTTTGACACATTTCGCCATGTGTCCACGGTTTTCTATGTTTGTCGACCCTTTTGACACATTTCGCCATGTGTCCACGGTTTTCTATGTTTGTCGACTCTTTTGACACATTTCGCCATGTGTCCACGGTTTTCTATGTTTGTCGACCCTTTTGACACATTTCGCCATGTGTCCACGGTTTTCTATGTTTATCGACTCTTTTGACACATTCGCCATGTGTCCACGGTTTTCTATGTTTGTCGACTCTTTTGACACATTTCGCCATGTGTCCACGTTTTCTATGTTTGTCGACCCTTTTGACACATTTCGCCATGTGTCCACGGTTTTCTATGTTTATCGACTCTTTTGACACATTTCGCCATGTGTCCACGGTTTTCTATGTTTGTCGACTCTTTTGACACATTTCGCCATGTGTCCACGGTTTTCTATGTTTGTCGACCCTTTTGACACATTCGCCATGTGTCCACGGTTTTCTATGTTTGTCGACTCTTTTGACACATTTCGCCATGTGTCCACGGTTTTCTATGCTTGTCGACTCTTTTGACATATTCGCCATGTGTCCACGGTTTTCTATGTTTGTCGACCCTTATGACACATTTCGCCATGTGTCCACGGTTTTCTATGTTTGTCGACCCTTTTGACACATTTCGCCATGTGTCCACGGTTTTCTATGTTTGTCGACCCTTATGACACATTTCGCCATGTGTCCACGGTTTTCTAAGTTTGTCGACCCTTATGACGCATTTCGCCATGTGTCCACGGTTTTCTATGTGCCTCTGTGTCTTGGTATCTTCTGTCTTTTTGCTAAGAGATTATAATTCGATAAAATGATATACCTACCGAGTTATCTAACGAATTTTAATCTACATAATGCTATAAACAGACTAGACTAGGTccgaaatatataaataattatttgttttatatcatgcTTGAAATTAGAGAAATATTTAACAtccaattttatcattttgattacATTGTCGAtcttttttcaaactttaataTGATTTGCAATGATATTGTTCACAAAAAAACGAATAAAACGTTTACAATATCTGTACTAATACACAAAATTTAGGATTTTGTTGTTATTAATTTGACCAATTAAtcattatgtcaaggtcatataacTTTACGTCATAGCTCTCCTCTGTAATGtactttaattattttaaaatgtcaattcCGTTTTGTTGCATTATGTAAATGTTCGTCGTATGATTTTAGAATTCAAATGAACGTGCCGAGACATCATTTAAATAGACCTCCTTTAAGATTGAAATAACCTTAACAGTTCACTAAATTGATTATTAAACAAGCGATGCCGTCAATCAAGAccgaattaaaatatatacacccGAAAAACAAAACACCTGGCAGGTTGTACAAAGGGGGATAACTCATACGTCGTCAGGTAAACACTGAATTCCAGTGCGAACAATGAAGACAAAATACAATTACagttaaacaagaggcccatgggccttaacggtcatctgactattagtacaatacaacatagtcgtttaaagattttagcctatttgacctctgtgaccttgattgaaggtcaaggtaattcatttgaacaaacttggtagcccttcatccaagcatgctacatgcccaatatcagtagccttggccttctagttcttgaaaagaagtcatttaaagattttagcctatttgacccctgtgaccttaaatgaaggtcaaggtcatttatttgaacaaacttggtatcccttcatcccagcatgctacatgcccaatatcagtaccctgggccttctggttcttaagaagaagtcatttaaagatttaagcctatttgacccctgtgaccttgaatgaagatcaaggtcattcatttgaacaaacttggtagccctttatcctagcatgccacagcctaatatcaggtc from Argopecten irradians isolate NY chromosome 5, Ai_NY, whole genome shotgun sequence includes:
- the LOC138323182 gene encoding uncharacterized protein, translating into MEIMTPLDSGGGNLSQQFDISADGFSYIQGEDTKNIKIKQYLCVRDSLPKTALSHVILNENMSQDRQLERTMSDLTLRQLKQSNANDLTQRTFVAMQDRKQKKWKKDDETRLSNMNFPVYSVPEERRPKEMDVVYRLPDYRVKTGKGPRLKSASAGTGSGTGNNITTSTPRQMKMPFGISKEKTEIITHNDKTFMNKLPEVEVVDHDALQHYDHYRGKTMLESGTPSRDMRFKRLENLLKPAFLKQTDQYNERNVKSKSRLSKYSGMGLDNKEKTEDEKHPCDQFLAEDSFIAPSIAPSVDASVVPSMPGDFAQTVCLSAPPSVVQMPQSRATEHGWMITRLNTASDFNAKPASSRSRLAQDQKMENAKKRVKRSVEILESFRNGDVNKLAKSLAREKKHREGQKQS